In a genomic window of Gossypium arboreum isolate Shixiya-1 chromosome 9, ASM2569848v2, whole genome shotgun sequence:
- the LOC108471049 gene encoding chromatin remodeling protein EBS-like, with amino-acid sequence MAKTRPGSLAPKSKPGKKDLDSFTIRGTNKVVRVGDCVLMRPPDNGKPPYVARVEKIESDSRNNVKVRVRWYYRPEESLGGRRQFHGAKELFLSDHYDVQSAQTIEGKCIVHSFKNYSKLENVGAEDYFCRFEYKAVTGAFTPDRVAVYCKCEMPYNPDDLMVQCEGCKDWYHPACVDMTIEEAKMLDHFVCFECTEDDAKRSQNGFHSSPVSDSDEKVETKRRKR; translated from the exons ATGGCGAAAACAAGACCTGGCTCCTTAGCTCCCAAGTCCAAACCAGGGAAAAAGGACCTCGACTCTTTCACCATCAGAGGCACTAACAAAGTTGTAAGAG TTGGGGATTGTGTTTTGATGCGTCCTCCGGATAATGGTAAGCCTCCGTATGTGGCACGGGTTGAAAAAATCGAATCGGATAGTAGGAACAACGTGAAGGTTCGAGTCCGATGGTATTATCGTCCAGAGGAATCACTTGGAGGAAGGAGGCAGTTCCATGGAGCAAAGGAGCTGTTTTTATCTGATCACTATGATGTGCAGAGTGCTCAAACCATTGAAGGGAAGTGCATTGTTCATTCTTTCAAGAACTATTCTAAGCTTGAGAATGTTGGAGCTGAGGATTACTTTTGTAGATTCGAGTATAAAGCTGTTACCGGAGCCTTTACGCCTGACCGGGTTGCTGT GTACTGCAAATGTGAGATGCCATACAACCCCGATGATCTCATGGTACAATGTGAGGGCTGCAAGGACTG GTATCATCCTGCTTGTGTGGACATGACAATTGAAGAAGCAAAAATGTTGGATCATTTCGTGTGTTTTGAATGTACCGAGGATGATGCCAAAAGATCACAGAATGGATTTCATTCATCACCGGTATCTGATTCTGATGAAAAG GTGGAGACGAAGCGACGAAAGAGATGA